The Chelatococcus sp. HY11 genome includes a window with the following:
- a CDS encoding peptidase S10, with the protein MPLSASSNRRREDEAGESPRFRRPVRTVLTGALLGLVLLSPIEAARTVVAQEASRQGQEASRQSGQAEASQGGGQRQQRQTGSEPADLRLPAPVTTNHSLSEALGALKYKATAGSIVLSDQAGRPTAEIAYVAYVLDGQDPATRPIAFAFNGGPGAASAYLHFGAMGPQRLAFGNQGQGPSSPPVLTDNPETWLPFTDLVFVDPVGTGYSRFLRDDQDLRQQFWSVNGDVAVLSRFVTRYLTENDRLRSPKVLVGESYGGFRVPKIARALQGDYGVGINGLYIISPVLDFNLKADGLPFSTAARLPSLVAAARAAKGEPITREGLAEVEAYALGDYLVDVLKGPRDKAAVARIVDRVHEFTGLDRDFLTRSGGQPDMSDVARELGRPRAEVASYYDALITGLDQDPWSARGGFDDPVLDASMAPLTSAAVDYTRRVLKYEVNRPYELLNGEINRRWSWGTRREGPEAGRDLRAAMALDPSMTVVVMHGFTDLVTPYLETRLVLDRLPATIADPERLRLEVVPGGHMFYTRDESRKALRDSAERLFKAAGRKS; encoded by the coding sequence ATGCCGTTGTCAGCCAGTTCCAATCGCCGTCGCGAGGATGAAGCGGGCGAAAGCCCGCGTTTTCGTCGTCCAGTCCGGACGGTCTTGACGGGCGCGCTTCTCGGGCTCGTGCTGCTGTCGCCGATCGAGGCGGCCAGGACCGTGGTGGCGCAAGAGGCTTCCCGCCAGGGGCAAGAGGCTTCCCGCCAGAGCGGGCAGGCCGAGGCGTCCCAGGGAGGGGGGCAACGCCAGCAACGGCAGACGGGCAGCGAGCCGGCGGACCTTCGCCTGCCCGCGCCTGTCACAACGAACCATAGCCTTTCCGAAGCGCTCGGCGCCCTGAAGTACAAGGCGACGGCCGGCAGCATCGTGCTCAGTGACCAGGCCGGCCGGCCGACCGCCGAGATTGCCTATGTGGCCTACGTTCTCGACGGTCAGGACCCGGCGACGCGGCCCATCGCCTTTGCCTTCAACGGCGGCCCGGGCGCGGCGTCCGCCTATCTGCATTTCGGCGCCATGGGGCCGCAGCGCCTTGCTTTCGGCAATCAGGGGCAGGGGCCATCGAGTCCGCCGGTCCTTACTGATAACCCGGAGACCTGGTTGCCCTTCACGGATCTCGTGTTCGTAGACCCCGTGGGCACGGGATACAGCCGCTTCCTGCGGGACGACCAGGACTTGCGCCAGCAGTTCTGGTCCGTCAACGGTGATGTTGCCGTGCTGTCGCGCTTCGTCACGCGCTATCTCACGGAAAACGACCGCTTACGCTCGCCGAAGGTTCTGGTCGGGGAAAGCTACGGCGGCTTCCGCGTGCCGAAAATCGCGCGCGCCCTGCAGGGAGACTATGGCGTCGGCATCAACGGCCTCTACATCATCTCACCGGTCCTTGACTTCAACCTGAAGGCGGACGGTCTGCCGTTCTCGACGGCGGCGCGGCTTCCAAGCCTCGTCGCGGCCGCCCGCGCCGCCAAGGGCGAACCGATCACGCGGGAAGGTCTGGCGGAGGTCGAGGCCTATGCCCTGGGCGACTATTTGGTCGACGTGCTGAAGGGGCCACGAGACAAGGCCGCCGTGGCCCGCATCGTCGATAGGGTCCATGAATTCACAGGGCTCGATCGCGATTTTCTGACACGCAGCGGCGGTCAGCCCGACATGTCCGACGTCGCGCGAGAACTCGGCCGACCACGGGCCGAGGTCGCGAGCTACTACGACGCGCTGATCACCGGCCTTGACCAGGATCCGTGGTCCGCGCGCGGCGGCTTCGACGATCCGGTGCTGGACGCGAGCATGGCGCCACTGACGAGCGCGGCGGTGGACTACACGCGGCGGGTCCTGAAATATGAGGTCAACCGTCCCTACGAACTTCTCAACGGGGAGATCAACAGGCGCTGGTCGTGGGGCACGCGGCGCGAGGGGCCCGAGGCCGGGCGTGATCTCAGGGCCGCGATGGCGCTCGATCCCTCCATGACCGTCGTGGTGATGCACGGTTTCACGGATCTCGTCACGCCCTATCTTGAGACGCGGCTCGTGCTGGACCGACTGCCGGCAACGATCGCCGATCCCGAGCGCCTGCGGCTCGAGGTCGTACCCGGCGGACATATGTTCTATACGCGTGACGAGTCCCGCAAGGCGCTGCGCGACAGCGCCGAACGGTTGTTCAAGGCTGCGGGTCGAAAATCCTGA
- a CDS encoding DNA polymerase III subunit chi, giving the protein MTEVLFYHLQRQPLEAVLPTLVEKSLERGWRVAIESPERERLAALDDHLWTYREESFLPHGTEADPDASSQPVVLTTSPDNPNDASVRFLVDGATLSVEAARYDRIVVLFDGNDDEALAEARGQWRVAREQGFDVTYWQQDERGRWQKKA; this is encoded by the coding sequence GTGACGGAAGTGCTGTTCTATCATCTGCAGCGGCAGCCGCTGGAAGCGGTCCTGCCGACGCTCGTGGAGAAGAGCCTGGAGCGCGGCTGGCGGGTGGCGATCGAGTCTCCGGAGCGTGAACGCCTTGCCGCGCTTGACGATCACCTCTGGACTTATCGCGAGGAAAGCTTCCTGCCCCATGGCACGGAAGCCGATCCGGATGCGTCAAGTCAGCCGGTCGTGCTCACCACGTCACCCGACAACCCCAACGATGCGTCCGTGCGCTTCCTCGTCGATGGCGCGACCTTGAGTGTGGAAGCGGCTCGTTACGATCGCATTGTCGTCCTATTTGACGGTAATGACGATGAGGCGCTGGCTGAGGCCCGCGGCCAATGGCGTGTCGCCCGCGAGCAGGGTTTTGACGTCACCTACTGGCAGCAGGATGAACGAGGGCGCTGGCAGAAGAAAGCCTGA
- a CDS encoding leucyl aminopeptidase, with protein sequence MVERIKFEFKSFGKPGGGSVVVFVNDALETGENAAGALGPEVLATIARAATAEAFKGKLKKVLVIAAPQGIEADRLVVVGTGPAADLAKLDWVQLGGIAQGHLSGTRASLLVALPGHDVTPEAAADLTLGMQLRAYTFDKYKTKKDADEKASKPLKATLFVSDPAAARQVAKAREAVANGVLTARELVNEPPNVLYPEEFADRAATLEKVGVDVEILDEKQLKKLGFRALLGVAQGSHREARVVVMRWNGAGAKDQPVAFIGKGVTFDTGGISIKPGAGMEDMKGDMAGAACVVGLMQALAQRKARVNAVGLIGLVENMPDGRAQRPGDIVTSLSGQTIEIINTDAEGRLVLADVLWYAQDRFKPAFMIDLATLTGAILVALGQEHAGLFSNDDTLSERLAAAGRETGEKVWRMPLAPAYDKMIDSKFADMKNTGGRYGGSITAAQFLQRYVKDTPWAHLDIAGTGMNAPQTDINKSWGSGWGVRLLDRLVRDHYEG encoded by the coding sequence ATGGTCGAGCGCATCAAATTCGAGTTCAAGTCCTTTGGTAAACCGGGGGGCGGCAGCGTCGTCGTATTCGTGAATGATGCGCTCGAGACGGGTGAGAATGCGGCCGGTGCGCTCGGGCCGGAGGTTCTGGCGACCATCGCAAGGGCCGCGACCGCCGAGGCTTTCAAAGGCAAGCTCAAGAAGGTCCTTGTGATTGCCGCGCCGCAGGGCATCGAGGCAGATCGCCTTGTCGTGGTCGGCACCGGGCCGGCGGCAGACCTCGCCAAGCTCGACTGGGTCCAGCTCGGCGGGATTGCGCAGGGGCACCTCTCCGGTACACGTGCCAGCCTCCTGGTGGCGCTTCCTGGACATGATGTCACGCCGGAGGCCGCCGCCGATCTGACGCTCGGCATGCAGCTGCGCGCCTACACATTCGACAAATACAAGACGAAGAAGGACGCCGACGAGAAAGCCTCAAAGCCTCTCAAGGCCACGCTTTTCGTGTCGGATCCCGCCGCCGCCCGCCAGGTCGCCAAGGCACGTGAGGCTGTTGCCAATGGCGTGCTCACGGCGCGCGAACTGGTCAACGAACCGCCGAACGTGCTCTATCCCGAGGAATTCGCCGATCGGGCGGCCACGCTGGAGAAGGTCGGCGTCGATGTCGAGATCCTCGACGAGAAGCAGCTGAAGAAGCTTGGTTTCCGGGCGCTGCTGGGTGTCGCCCAGGGTTCGCACCGGGAGGCCCGTGTCGTCGTCATGCGCTGGAACGGCGCCGGCGCGAAGGACCAGCCCGTGGCCTTCATCGGCAAGGGCGTTACCTTCGATACCGGCGGCATTTCGATCAAGCCCGGTGCCGGCATGGAAGATATGAAGGGAGACATGGCGGGCGCGGCCTGCGTGGTCGGCCTCATGCAGGCGCTTGCCCAGCGCAAGGCGCGCGTCAACGCCGTCGGTCTCATCGGCCTCGTTGAAAACATGCCGGATGGGCGCGCGCAGCGGCCTGGCGACATCGTGACGTCCCTGTCCGGCCAGACCATCGAGATCATCAACACGGACGCCGAGGGCCGCCTCGTGCTGGCTGACGTGCTCTGGTATGCGCAGGACCGTTTCAAGCCGGCCTTCATGATCGATCTCGCCACGCTGACCGGGGCCATCCTCGTGGCTCTCGGCCAGGAGCACGCGGGGCTCTTCAGCAACGACGACACCCTGTCGGAACGCCTCGCCGCGGCGGGGAGAGAAACCGGTGAAAAGGTGTGGCGCATGCCGCTCGCGCCTGCTTATGACAAGATGATCGACTCGAAGTTCGCCGACATGAAGAACACGGGCGGGCGTTACGGCGGCTCCATCACCGCGGCGCAGTTCCTGCAGCGCTATGTGAAGGATACGCCATGGGCGCACCTCGATATCGCCGGAACCGGGATGAACGCGCCGCAGACGGACATCAACAAGAGCTGGGGTTCCGGCTGGGGTGTCCGCCTGCTCGACCGGCTGGTGCGCGACCACTACGAAGGGTGA
- the lptF gene encoding LPS export ABC transporter permease LptF, with product MGLIDRYILRNVVGAFLACLSALTLVIWITQILKELDLVTGKGQTIGIFLVVTLLSLPALITIIAPAALFIATLYALNRLNGDSELIVMSAAGIPPSRLLRPFATFTVVVTLAVGVMTVYLMPQSFNSLRDLVTKIRADFVANIVKEGQFTTLDTGITFHYREKSGDALLGIFLQDQRDRNKVVVYIAERGQAVDVKGQSYLLLETGSVQRQEPGSKDSAIVTFERYAIDLSVFAQEGADVIYKPRERSTWALMSPDANEPYFKLQEGRFRAELHDRFSAPLYCIAFMLIAFAALGEARTTRQGRGAAILAAIVGVLLVRVAGFAASSAAVRSPAALLGVYGAPLAGCLISLVFIFYGHRLGRLMSALFRKRDTRSIGSVATAGSA from the coding sequence ATGGGGCTGATCGACCGCTACATCCTTCGCAACGTCGTTGGCGCCTTCCTGGCCTGCCTTTCGGCGTTGACGCTCGTGATCTGGATCACCCAGATCCTGAAGGAGCTCGATCTCGTCACAGGCAAGGGACAGACGATCGGCATCTTTCTCGTCGTCACCCTGCTGTCGCTGCCGGCACTCATCACCATCATAGCGCCAGCTGCCCTTTTCATCGCGACGCTCTACGCGCTCAATCGCCTGAACGGGGATTCCGAGCTCATCGTGATGAGCGCGGCAGGAATTCCGCCAAGCAGGCTGCTTCGCCCCTTCGCCACATTCACCGTGGTCGTGACACTGGCCGTGGGCGTCATGACGGTCTACCTCATGCCGCAGAGCTTCAACTCGCTGCGTGACCTGGTGACGAAGATCCGCGCGGATTTTGTGGCCAATATCGTCAAGGAAGGCCAGTTCACCACCCTCGACACCGGGATCACCTTCCACTACCGCGAGAAATCCGGTGATGCCCTGCTGGGCATCTTCCTGCAGGACCAGCGCGATCGTAACAAGGTCGTCGTCTATATCGCCGAACGTGGCCAGGCCGTGGACGTGAAGGGCCAGAGCTACCTCCTGCTCGAGACCGGATCGGTGCAGCGGCAGGAACCTGGCAGCAAGGATTCGGCGATCGTGACCTTCGAGCGCTATGCCATCGATCTTTCCGTCTTCGCGCAGGAGGGGGCCGATGTCATCTATAAGCCACGCGAGCGTTCGACCTGGGCCTTGATGAGTCCGGATGCGAACGAACCCTATTTCAAGCTCCAGGAAGGACGGTTCCGGGCCGAGTTGCATGATCGCTTCTCCGCCCCACTCTATTGCATCGCCTTCATGCTGATCGCCTTCGCCGCCCTGGGTGAGGCCCGCACCACCCGGCAGGGCCGCGGCGCCGCCATCCTCGCCGCGATCGTCGGCGTTCTCTTGGTACGCGTAGCCGGCTTTGCCGCGTCGAGCGCCGCGGTCAGGTCGCCAGCGGCGCTGCTTGGTGTCTATGGCGCGCCACTGGCCGGCTGCCTGATCTCCCTCGTCTTCATCTTCTATGGGCATCGCCTTGGTCGGCTGATGTCAGCGCTCTTCCGCAAGCGCGACACCCGTTCAATCGGATCCGTCGCGACGGCGGGGTCTGCCTGA
- the lptG gene encoding LPS export ABC transporter permease LptG: MFIGATLGRYLSLRFLKTILAVFATVFLLVYTLDFVELMRRAGDAQGASTGLMVMLALLRTPAVVEQVMPFAVLFGSMVTLLNLSRRLELVIARAAGISAWQFLQPAVLVALVLGIGVITLYNPLSAMLKQRAGVIEARIFARSSAAATGQYIWVRQRSVDGQAIIRADAANNDSATLVNVTFFLFDQSGQFTERVEAREADLHSGYWELKDARVTSGTSEPENHTTYLIATNLEPSQVRESFLPAGSVPFWRLPSVIERTERAGLDSTPYRLQLDSLLARPLLFVAMVMVAASVSLRFFRFGGVARMVLSGVIAGFMLYVATELMEDLGASGLVSPMVAAWFAAVVGSLLGTLALLYQEDG; the protein is encoded by the coding sequence ATGTTCATCGGCGCTACGCTGGGACGTTACCTGTCCCTTCGCTTCCTCAAGACAATTCTCGCGGTCTTCGCGACCGTCTTCCTGCTCGTCTACACCCTCGATTTCGTGGAGCTGATGCGGCGTGCTGGCGATGCCCAGGGCGCGAGCACAGGCCTCATGGTGATGCTCGCCCTTCTGCGCACCCCGGCGGTCGTCGAACAGGTGATGCCCTTCGCCGTCCTGTTCGGCAGCATGGTGACGCTTCTCAACCTGAGCCGCCGGCTGGAACTGGTGATCGCGCGCGCGGCGGGCATCTCGGCCTGGCAGTTCCTTCAGCCAGCGGTCCTTGTGGCTCTTGTTCTCGGCATCGGCGTCATAACGCTCTACAATCCGCTTTCAGCCATGCTGAAGCAAAGGGCCGGTGTGATCGAGGCCCGTATCTTCGCGCGCAGCAGCGCCGCCGCCACGGGTCAATATATCTGGGTGCGCCAGCGCAGCGTCGACGGCCAGGCGATCATCCGGGCGGACGCCGCCAACAATGACTCAGCGACGCTCGTCAACGTCACTTTTTTCCTGTTCGATCAGAGCGGGCAATTCACGGAGCGCGTGGAGGCTCGTGAGGCTGATTTGCATAGTGGTTACTGGGAGCTTAAGGACGCTCGCGTCACATCCGGAACGAGTGAACCAGAGAACCATACAACCTATCTGATCGCCACGAACCTCGAACCGTCGCAGGTACGGGAGTCCTTTCTGCCCGCGGGTTCCGTGCCATTTTGGCGACTCCCGTCCGTAATCGAGCGGACTGAGCGCGCGGGCTTGGATTCCACGCCCTATCGCCTTCAACTCGACTCGCTGCTAGCCAGACCTTTACTGTTCGTCGCCATGGTCATGGTTGCCGCGTCCGTTTCATTAAGATTCTTCCGATTTGGTGGTGTGGCACGCATGGTTCTGAGTGGCGTCATTGCCGGGTTCATGCTTTATGTCGCTACGGAGCTCATGGAGGATCTCGGGGCATCCGGGCTCGTTAGCCCAATGGTAGCGGCTTGGTTTGCGGCCGTTGTCGGGAGTCTGCTCGGTACGCTCGCGCTTCTTTATCAAGAGGACGGGTGA
- a CDS encoding LPS-assembly protein LptD — protein MFLGKVGWVLLSTVATAALTLPSAASAQTVNERLAARAQSNQTDKLLVDAREIVYNNDKNTVAAVGDVNVYYQGRALQADRVIYDRNTNRVFAEGNARLTETDGTVATGDRFELTDDFKDGFIDTLRVETADKTRFSAPRAERTAGETTVFQRGTYTACEACKKDPSRPPLWQVKAAKIIHNNSERMIYYEDATIEFYGIPLAYIPYFSTPDPTVRRKTGFLSPRYVYSSALGYGASTPFFWAIAPDYDLTLTPTILSRQGFLGQAEWRQRFETGSYNIRAAGIFQQDKAAFSQPPYGAANKDFRGSIESTGRFNINQQWAWGWDVALLSDKWFLENYKVRSESLTSTFFKESTSTVYLTGRSETGFFDMRGYYFRTLSYDDWQKQQPVVYPTLDYNKRIQAPWAIGGEIELDANITHLSRSAAQYQAVPGIVNGYYPVGSTYETCTVFNSAQCLVRGIGGSYSRISTSATWQREFVDPLGQTWKPFAGIRVDGFAMNLKTTNYQNAEISNFLNPNDNLSARVMPTVGLEYRYPFVATTQGWGTHIVEPIAQIIARPSETRIGKLPNEDSQSLVFDDTNIFEWNKFSGYDRVEGGVRANVGAKYSVTTESGGYGDILIGQSYQIAGKNSYAGNDIAHTGLDSGLETSNSDYIARVHMAPNENFSFTGRGRFDEDTFALERLELQANAKVGPVTANAMYARYAAQPQIGYPYRREGLLTGATLQLSTNWSVNGSVLFDLDRYITERANYSAVGVTTGSSNRWSVANMSVGARYQDECLTLGVTYISSYKNDSTGTRRPDKAVMVTLELRTLGAVNFSQNISSSSATDGIAN, from the coding sequence TTGTTTCTCGGCAAAGTTGGGTGGGTTCTGTTGTCGACGGTGGCTACCGCCGCGCTGACGTTGCCGTCGGCCGCCAGCGCACAGACCGTCAACGAACGTCTCGCCGCGAGGGCCCAGTCCAATCAGACCGATAAGCTCCTCGTCGACGCGCGGGAGATTGTCTATAACAATGACAAGAACACCGTCGCGGCGGTGGGTGACGTCAATGTCTATTATCAGGGCCGCGCCTTGCAGGCCGATCGCGTCATCTACGACCGCAATACCAATCGCGTGTTCGCGGAGGGGAATGCGCGGCTGACGGAGACCGATGGCACTGTCGCGACCGGCGACCGGTTCGAGCTGACCGACGATTTCAAGGACGGCTTCATCGACACCCTGCGTGTCGAGACCGCCGACAAGACCCGCTTCTCGGCGCCACGCGCCGAACGCACGGCTGGCGAGACGACTGTCTTCCAGCGCGGCACCTATACGGCCTGCGAGGCCTGCAAGAAGGACCCGTCCCGCCCGCCGCTGTGGCAGGTGAAGGCCGCGAAGATCATCCACAACAACAGTGAGCGGATGATCTACTATGAAGACGCGACCATCGAATTTTACGGCATTCCGCTGGCCTACATCCCCTATTTTTCCACGCCGGACCCGACGGTCAGGCGTAAGACGGGTTTTCTATCGCCGCGCTATGTCTATTCGTCAGCCCTCGGTTATGGCGCCTCGACGCCATTCTTCTGGGCCATCGCGCCCGATTATGACCTGACCCTGACGCCGACCATCTTGTCACGGCAAGGTTTTCTGGGGCAGGCGGAATGGCGCCAGCGGTTCGAGACAGGCTCCTACAACATCCGTGCGGCCGGCATTTTTCAGCAGGACAAGGCGGCCTTCAGCCAGCCCCCTTATGGCGCCGCCAACAAGGATTTCCGCGGCTCGATCGAGTCCACCGGCCGATTCAACATCAACCAGCAGTGGGCCTGGGGCTGGGACGTCGCGCTTCTGTCCGACAAGTGGTTCCTCGAGAACTACAAGGTGCGCAGCGAGAGCCTCACGTCGACCTTCTTCAAGGAATCGACGTCGACCGTCTATCTCACCGGTCGCAGCGAGACCGGGTTCTTTGACATGCGCGGCTACTATTTCCGCACGCTGTCCTACGACGACTGGCAGAAGCAACAGCCGGTCGTCTATCCGACGCTGGACTACAACAAGCGCATCCAGGCGCCGTGGGCGATCGGTGGCGAGATCGAGCTCGACGCCAATATCACCCATCTGAGCCGGTCCGCCGCTCAGTATCAGGCCGTGCCTGGTATCGTGAACGGCTACTACCCCGTAGGCTCGACCTATGAGACCTGCACGGTCTTCAACTCCGCCCAGTGCCTCGTGCGCGGCATCGGCGGCAGCTATTCGCGCATTTCCACCAGCGCGACCTGGCAGCGTGAATTCGTGGATCCGCTTGGCCAGACCTGGAAGCCCTTCGCGGGCATCCGGGTCGATGGTTTCGCGATGAACCTGAAGACCACCAACTACCAGAACGCCGAAATCAGCAACTTCCTGAACCCGAACGACAATCTGTCCGCGCGCGTCATGCCGACGGTCGGGCTGGAGTATCGCTATCCCTTCGTCGCGACGACACAGGGTTGGGGCACGCATATCGTGGAGCCGATCGCGCAGATCATCGCGCGTCCCTCGGAGACACGCATCGGCAAGCTACCGAACGAGGACTCCCAGAGCCTCGTGTTCGACGACACCAATATCTTCGAGTGGAACAAATTCTCGGGCTATGACCGGGTCGAAGGCGGCGTTCGCGCCAATGTCGGAGCAAAATACTCGGTCACAACCGAGAGCGGCGGATACGGCGACATCCTGATCGGCCAGTCCTACCAGATCGCCGGCAAAAACTCCTATGCCGGAAACGATATCGCCCATACGGGTCTCGATTCCGGCCTGGAGACCAGCAACTCGGACTATATCGCCCGGGTGCATATGGCGCCGAACGAGAACTTCTCCTTCACCGGGCGCGGCCGTTTTGACGAGGATACCTTCGCGCTTGAGCGTCTGGAACTTCAGGCTAACGCCAAGGTTGGTCCGGTGACCGCCAATGCGATGTATGCACGCTATGCCGCGCAGCCGCAGATCGGCTATCCCTATCGCCGTGAAGGTCTCTTGACAGGCGCGACGCTCCAGCTGTCGACCAACTGGTCCGTCAACGGCTCGGTTCTGTTCGACCTTGATCGCTACATCACAGAGCGGGCAAACTATTCCGCCGTCGGTGTCACCACGGGCTCGTCCAATCGCTGGTCCGTCGCCAACATGTCGGTCGGAGCGCGCTATCAGGACGAATGTCTGACGCTGGGCGTGACCTATATCTCGTCCTATAAGAACGACTCGACCGGTACGCGTCGGCCGGACAAGGCCGTAATGGTCACGCTTGAGCTCAGGACGCTCGGCGCGGTCAACTTCAGCCAGAACATCTCGAGTTCCAGCGCGACTGACGGTATCGCCAATTGA
- the pdxA gene encoding 4-hydroxythreonine-4-phosphate dehydrogenase PdxA, translating to MTKARPASTPPATSGLGSLPLAVTQGDPAGIGPEIAIKAWLQRDSEALPPFFLLSDPAFIAARAARLGLDLPMATVTPEMAGAAFASALPIVDTGHSVAVEPGRPSASTAASTIASIDEAVALTFTGRAAAVVTNPIAKHVLYEAGFRHPGHTEYLAALAAQHSSAGSAEPLPVMMLWSPALAVVPVTIHIALAEVPRLLTTALIVETARIVARDLTSRFGIVAPRLAFAGLNPHAGEGGAMGREDIETIAPAITALRDEGIDARGPLPADTLFHAAARASYDAVLCMYHDQALIPIKTIAFDDAVNVTLGLPIVRTSPDHGTAFDIAARGIARPDSLCAALRLAARLAATRAG from the coding sequence GTGACGAAAGCCCGGCCGGCGTCCACGCCGCCCGCGACGTCCGGCCTCGGCTCACTCCCCCTGGCGGTTACTCAGGGGGATCCGGCCGGAATTGGGCCGGAAATTGCGATCAAGGCCTGGCTGCAGCGCGACAGCGAGGCGCTTCCTCCCTTCTTCCTGTTGTCGGACCCTGCCTTCATCGCAGCGCGCGCGGCGCGTCTCGGGCTCGACCTGCCGATGGCGACCGTGACGCCCGAGATGGCCGGCGCGGCCTTTGCCAGCGCCCTTCCTATCGTCGACACTGGCCACTCAGTGGCCGTCGAGCCGGGCAGGCCTTCAGCATCGACCGCAGCCTCCACCATCGCATCGATCGACGAGGCCGTCGCGCTTACCTTCACTGGCCGCGCCGCCGCGGTGGTCACCAACCCAATCGCCAAGCATGTCCTGTATGAGGCCGGCTTTCGCCATCCTGGGCATACGGAATATCTTGCCGCGCTCGCCGCGCAACATTCTTCCGCCGGCAGCGCCGAACCCTTGCCGGTGATGATGCTGTGGTCGCCGGCGCTCGCCGTCGTGCCCGTGACCATCCACATCGCTCTGGCAGAGGTTCCCCGCCTCTTGACGACCGCCCTTATCGTCGAGACGGCACGGATCGTCGCGCGCGATCTCACGTCGCGCTTCGGCATCGTGGCCCCACGGCTCGCCTTTGCCGGGCTTAATCCCCACGCTGGTGAGGGTGGAGCGATGGGCCGGGAGGATATCGAGACCATCGCGCCCGCGATCACGGCCTTGCGCGACGAGGGCATCGACGCGCGCGGCCCCCTGCCTGCGGATACCCTGTTTCATGCGGCAGCGCGAGCCAGCTACGATGCAGTCCTCTGCATGTATCACGACCAGGCGCTGATCCCGATCAAGACCATCGCCTTCGATGATGCCGTCAATGTCACGCTCGGGCTGCCGATCGTGCGCACATCGCCGGACCACGGCACCGCCTTCGACATCGCCGCGCGCGGCATCGCCCGTCCGGACAGCCTCTGCGCCGCGCTGCGGCTCGCCGCGCGCCTCGCTGCTACCAGAGCGGGCTAG
- the rsmA gene encoding 16S rRNA (adenine(1518)-N(6)/adenine(1519)-N(6))-dimethyltransferase RsmA → MTPRLHTPRTTTPAPDKPLAFDGLPPLREVVRAHGLMAMKSLGQNFLFDLNLTGRIARAAGPLEGVTVVEVGPGPGGLTRALLAHGAAHVVAIERDHRCLAALAEIAAHYPGRLTVIEGDALEADVTPHLGGGPARIVANLPYNVATPLLVGWLTASPWPSWWDSLTLMFQREVAERIVAGPDKPKDYGRLSVLAGWRTEASILFDVPGSAFVPPPKVTSSIVRLVPRANPLPCGTRALETVAQAAFGQRRKMLRQSLKSLNVDPLALLEPAGIAPTARAEEVPVEGFIAMANAFSALK, encoded by the coding sequence ATGACTCCTCGCCTTCACACTCCTCGAACCACCACCCCTGCCCCGGACAAGCCGCTGGCGTTTGACGGCCTGCCTCCGCTGCGCGAGGTGGTACGTGCTCATGGCCTGATGGCCATGAAGTCCCTCGGCCAGAACTTCCTGTTCGACCTCAATCTCACCGGCCGCATCGCGCGCGCGGCAGGGCCGCTGGAGGGGGTGACCGTGGTCGAGGTCGGCCCCGGCCCGGGCGGCCTCACGCGCGCGCTCCTCGCCCATGGCGCGGCGCATGTGGTGGCAATCGAGCGGGATCACCGGTGCCTCGCGGCACTGGCGGAGATCGCCGCCCATTATCCCGGCCGGCTGACCGTCATCGAGGGAGATGCGCTGGAAGCCGATGTCACGCCTCATCTCGGCGGCGGCCCGGCCCGAATCGTCGCCAATCTCCCCTACAACGTGGCAACGCCGCTGCTGGTTGGTTGGCTCACGGCATCGCCTTGGCCGTCATGGTGGGATTCACTCACCCTGATGTTCCAGCGCGAGGTGGCCGAGCGGATCGTCGCCGGTCCTGACAAGCCGAAGGACTATGGGCGCCTGTCTGTCCTCGCCGGCTGGAGGACCGAAGCCTCGATCCTGTTCGACGTGCCGGGCTCGGCCTTTGTGCCTCCGCCGAAGGTGACATCGTCGATCGTCCGGCTCGTGCCGCGCGCCAATCCCCTGCCCTGTGGGACCCGCGCCCTTGAGACCGTCGCCCAGGCTGCCTTCGGCCAGCGGCGCAAGATGCTGCGCCAGAGCCTGAAGAGCCTCAATGTCGATCCGCTCGCGCTGCTGGAGCCGGCGGGCATCGCGCCGACGGCGCGCGCCGAGGAAGTGCCCGTCGAGGGCTTCATCGCCATGGCGAATGCCTTCTCGGCGTTGAAGTAA
- a CDS encoding DUF4387 domain-containing protein, producing the protein MTKLSELAKTIRSKNAGVDKITFDIIFTDRAIYKKVLASQAVTAAKISSLYGIAQERIADFVEYDPGCAIKFTIYRNAPSGSAGDSDIFGAQQYAPLLDIDVPV; encoded by the coding sequence ATGACGAAGCTTTCCGAACTCGCCAAGACTATCCGCAGCAAGAACGCCGGCGTCGACAAAATTACCTTCGACATCATCTTCACCGACCGTGCGATCTACAAGAAGGTGCTCGCCAGCCAAGCTGTCACGGCCGCGAAAATTTCCAGCCTCTATGGAATAGCTCAGGAGCGGATTGCAGATTTCGTGGAATATGATCCTGGTTGCGCGATCAAGTTCACCATCTATCGCAACGCCCCCAGCGGCAGCGCGGGCGACAGCGACATCTTCGGCGCGCAGCAATATGCGCCGCTTCTGGATATCGACGTGCCCGTTTGA